A region of Acidobacteriota bacterium DNA encodes the following proteins:
- a CDS encoding VWA domain-containing protein, with the protein MMGVTLLVLFHFPLASHAAAQAATQDDDAPAAFRFRSGIELINVSVTVTDYRGRFVTTLDQDDFLVYDDGEPQRITHFSRERVPVSLGIVLDTSGSMEGERIAAARAALDRFLFDLLGPDDEIFLYRFSYQPRLVHDWTTDPARVSRALGGIRPTGGTALYDAVAEAVRLADTGRHRKKAVVVISDGNDTNSETDDRALQRLIRQTEVLVYAIGIDGPVSVFGGRPVPRRPIPRTRPPRIPFPIPGGNRAPSPPIPGQGRFPGGAFGRGERVNAGALRDITDDSGGRTEIINAPGDLDPATAGIADELSRQYYLGYPAPGHADGAWHDIEVHVRNERSEAYNVRARRGYIAIP; encoded by the coding sequence ATGATGGGGGTCACACTCCTCGTCCTCTTCCACTTTCCGCTCGCCTCACACGCCGCGGCGCAAGCCGCCACGCAGGACGACGATGCGCCGGCCGCGTTCCGCTTCCGTTCCGGCATCGAGCTGATCAACGTCTCGGTCACCGTGACCGATTATCGCGGCCGCTTCGTCACGACTCTCGATCAGGACGACTTCCTCGTGTACGACGACGGCGAGCCGCAGAGGATCACACATTTCAGCCGGGAGCGGGTACCGGTCAGCCTCGGCATCGTGCTCGACACCTCCGGTAGCATGGAAGGCGAACGGATAGCCGCGGCGCGAGCCGCGCTCGATCGTTTTCTCTTCGACCTGCTCGGTCCGGACGACGAGATCTTCCTTTATCGCTTCAGCTATCAGCCCCGGCTGGTGCACGACTGGACTACCGATCCGGCACGGGTCAGCCGCGCCCTCGGCGGGATTCGCCCGACCGGCGGCACCGCCCTCTACGACGCGGTCGCCGAAGCAGTGCGGCTGGCGGATACGGGTCGGCACCGCAAGAAGGCGGTGGTCGTCATCTCGGACGGAAACGACACCAACAGCGAGACCGACGACCGGGCGCTGCAGCGGCTGATCCGCCAGACCGAGGTGCTGGTGTACGCTATCGGCATCGATGGCCCCGTCTCCGTCTTCGGCGGGCGACCGGTTCCGCGCCGGCCGATCCCGCGGACGCGTCCGCCGCGGATCCCGTTCCCGATCCCGGGAGGCAACCGCGCGCCGTCTCCCCCGATCCCGGGCCAGGGCCGGTTTCCGGGAGGGGCCTTCGGCCGCGGCGAACGGGTGAACGCCGGCGCGCTGCGCGACATAACCGACGACAGCGGAGGCCGGACGGAGATCATCAATGCACCGGGCGACCTCGATCCCGCCACGGCCGGCATCGCCGACGAGCTGAGTCGTCAGTACTACCTCGGCTACCCCGCTCCGGGGCACGCGGACGGCGCCTGGCACGACATCGAAGTCCACGTACGCAACGAACGCTCCGAGGCCTACAACGTCCGCGCCCGGCGAGGCTATATCGCGATCCCCTGA